In Lolium rigidum isolate FL_2022 chromosome 7, APGP_CSIRO_Lrig_0.1, whole genome shotgun sequence, the DNA window GAAATACTTCACATTTTTTCTTGAGAAGAAATATCCATGAAAATTTACTAAAGTCATctataaagcttacatagtatgaaAACCGACCTACAGAGGATGGTGCAGGTCCCCAAACATCTGAGAATACAAGTTCTAGAGGGGAGGTTGACACACTAGTGGACCTTGTGTAAGGTAGTTGATGACTTTTTGCTCTTTGACATGAATCACAAACCGACTCAATGCTAGAATTGCTAGAAAAAGGAAGATCATATTTCCTAAGAATCTTTTGAACGACTTTGAACGAAGGATGTCCTAAACGATCATGCCACCTGGTAGCTGAAGGCTTGGTGGCGCTAAGAGCTTGTTTATTcgtgcttgatgatgatgataccAATGGGTAGAGACCTCGGATGCATCGGCCTTTAAACAGAATTTTCTTCGTGACCTGATCCTTGACATAGAAGAACCACgggtgaaattcaacaaagatacCGTTATCCAAAGTAAAGCGATGGACAGAAACAAGATTTTTTGAGGCACATGGAACATGAAGAACATTGTATAGATGTAATTTTTTGGATGGGGAATCAACGAATGCATGACCAACATGGCTGATGTTCATACCTGTTCCATTGGCCGCTTGAATCTTGTCGTGGCCGTTGTACTTCTCCTTCATGGTGAGCTTATCAAGCTCCCCGGTGATGTGGTCGGTGGCGCCGGTGTCGGAGTACCAGTTGGTGTCGATACCGTAGGCGGCGTTGACACCCTTCtcctgatcttcttcttcatcatcagagTAGCGGTGCCAACACTTCCAGGCAGGATGGCCTGCCTTGCCGCAGATTTGGCAGACGATGAGTTCGCGGtcgttgccgccgccgctgccttgatgacgtccgccgccgccgccaccgcggcgtccgCCATTGCCGCCTCCTTGCTGGCGGCCTCGACCACGGCCATAGccacggcctcctccaccacgtccACGGGGCGCTCCTTGGCCACCCCGGCGTGGTCCACCGCGTCCTCGCGCGGCAGCGTTGGCAGAGCCCCCGTGAGTGGGGACACCGAGCATCTCCATGTGATTGTCGTAGGAGGTCACCTGGGAGTACAGCTCCCCCACGGTTAGCTTGCTGTCGGGGTTGGCTCCAATGGCTGCGAAGAGCGGATTATAGGGATCATCGAGACCGGCGAGCAGATACTCAACCAGCTCGTCCTCCTCTATCCTCCGCCCCGCAGCTGCCAGCTCATCAGCAATCGCCTTCATCTGGGCGAAGTATTGGGAGGTGGTTTTCCCTTCCTTCTTGGTGTTGGCGAGCTTGACCCGGAGGTTGGCGATGCGGGTCCTCGACTGGGTGGCAAACATGGACCTTATTGCAGTCCATACGGCAGACGATGTCTTCATGCCGATCACGGACAGCATGATCTCCCTGGACAGAGAATTCACCAGGTAGGAGAGGACGTTCTGGTCCGTCTGCATCCACGCTTCGTAGGTGGGGTTGGCCATCTCGCTCTTCTCGCCATCCTTGTCGACGGAGATGGTGGCCGGCGGTGCTTTGATGGTTCCATCTAGGTACCCCATCAGCCGAGCAACACGGATCGCCGGGATAGCTTGTGTCTCCCATAGGAGGAAGTTGTCCCTCGTGAGCTTCTCGGCCGTTCCCTGGCTTGGCAGAGGATTGGCcatggcgatggatgaggatggaaGGCTCATAGATTGGTTTTGTGGAagagaggctctgataccatgtgatgATACCTCGTTAGGTTTGGGTGGAATCGATGCCCTTTGTCTCGGGCTCGGGTTCGTGTTTATATAGGCCGACAACGGCAAGATAGGTACATGGTTGTTGATCACGTGTGAGAGAAGTTAGGGAACGATCTGATCTTTATAAACAGATCAGATCGGTTACAAGGATGCTTATCAAACTAAACTAACATATCTCCACACGTGACAGGGATGTTACAACAGAAATATATATGTAGCGCTAACATCAGGGACATCAAAGAAACTGTGGTGCACAGGAAGCATCTCGACAGCAGCGTCAATTTCATCGGGAAGCTTCTGTTTGGATTTGAAAATGGGCCTTCAATGCTTGAGGCTCCTAGAAGCTCAGGCCAACCATTAGTCGATGACTGGGATTGTTTGAAGAGGATGGTGAGTTTAATAGTTTCTTAGTATTTAAATTAATCCATAATTCTTTCTGTTACTGATGAATTACTCTGTGCTGATGCCCATTACTTGTCAGGTGCGGGTTTTCGAGTCCCACTGCGGATCAATCACTCAGTATGGCATGAAGCACATGAGGGCATTCGCAAACATCTGCAACAACGGCGTCTCTGAGGCCGAGATGAAGGAAGCGAGCGTCAGCGCCTGCGGCGGCTACAACTTGGGGAAGTAGAGCCCACTGGCTCTAGGGTACAGCGCCTGATCCTCTCGCTGCAGTACAGGGGAGCAACACCTACTGCTCCGGAGGTTCCTAGACCTCAGTTGTGTACatatatttttttcgataaagggaatactctctccgttcctttctataatgcctattattTTTTagtatttgtttcagaatataagagtaaagctatgttttttttacatagaaccccttccaccgatcaggTCAAGTCCAGAAAATCTGAAACCAATCTGGTCATGTATTTCTGAGATCTattttcagtttcctattttgtctGTGATATCGTTAGGGGGTTTTGTGTAAAAAAATGGCtcacgctaatttccgtgccaaaaaacaatagacactatagaaaggaacggagggagtatattaatatcaagaagataccaattacacccagcctctgcaacaacgcaccaccctaatggtactacggatgcacacagccaaaaaaggaaaagaaaactaagaaacaaaagtcccgctacagtatctcgggcgtaacaacagcaatacatccaccaccatgacaacacctaaattacagactctccaaaaaacgacgccttcaagaagggaacagtgctcaaacaccgtcgtcgcccgatcaaagatctaaggttttcaccctgaagatagtccccgctctcaaaacaatgcctccaccaaggtcactgccaggcacaaccagttaaggccagaccttgggttttcaccctgaaaggtaggactctgcgcttcacctgtgttgccgcccccacttccaaaccgctgctgtgaagccgggacaccaagcaagcccctcaacagcgcggagacttgaacctcccttagctagtcctcccctccggccttcaagaaattatcttcttccgactttcatcatggatccatagtcacttgatgtcaacacagaaaaagagcttcgcgccgctccctccagaaccaaacggtcggaataaacgcatgggtgcgcacgaccgaatacctccgatccggcaaactccgggcaaagcgctgttacattcgccggcggagccttccggaactcaaccctccggccggatcacgagtccgggcctccggtaggtcctcctcttcacgcaagagaggccctaggaccgccgccattattcaggtcggacccccacgtcggcgaccatcccgggctggccaacccaaccctccaccgcacctgacgcccgccacctgccaccaggtcgatGCCATcaccgccatccagggccgcctcCCCTAGTGCCGTGATCCcgaccttgaggaggagcagcacgagatCCGCCCCCATCACCACCCGCCCGGCGATGCCGAGGCGaggaaggaaggagaggatcgcgccgccaggatccagggccgcgccgccgcccccaatccGCCTGCCCGGCGAGCCGCGGCGAGGAACGGAGGAGAGACCATGGttccacggccgcgccgccgcccccatcatcgcccgcccggcgaggccgcggcgaaGACGTGATgagatggccgcgccgccatcaacCGCCGGGTTCCGGGATCATCCCCCGGCGCGGAGGCGTGCCTCCTACCGCCGCCCCAGGGGACCATGcgcggatccccgccgcccccatcaccggccgcgccgggcttcgccggcggcagcctcaggggacggcgaggagggaggaggagggggtagggaaggcggcggcggggggttaGGGTTCCGCCCCGAGTCGCCCTGGAGGGGACGACCCGAGCGGCCGAGAGTAGCACATATAAGAACTCTGTATACATATATACATACCAttgatacatacatacataccatTGATACAAGAAAGCACCCAGCTATGCAccccttgtgtgtgtgttgggttGATCACGAATGTGTTGCCTCTGTAAATCAACCTTGACTGCAATCAATTGAAAGGCAATGGCTTTGACAGTAGTATGTGAATGATTTGGTACTAATTAACAGGTGGGTCATTATTAGTGGACCAAAATTGATGACCCATAGACCATAGTGATCCTCCTACTACATGCAGCCCTACCAAAGATCACTTACATAATCTATTGCTAACAAGATGAGATTACAATCTTTGTGAAGCTTCTCTGGGCCATAGTAGGTCCAGTCTGGGGCTAACCGGCCAGTATGCAAGAATCGAAGCTTCTCCCAGGAGCCAACCTAGTTAGAATTAGGGATTAACCTGCAATGATACACTTAGTTTCAGAACCATACTAAGGAAATGGAATGCTTTCcagaagaaaaacaagaaaagagTTTCTCTCCAAGTAGAGAGGGGATTACATGATTTCCTGAGGAAGGAGATGAAGACCACGATGAGGGCCAGGCCTGCGAGGATGCCCACTATTATCGCCACGGTCCGCCCAACGTCATCTTGCGAATAATCTTATCACCAAAGGAAGACCAAGACGCTGGATTAGAATAAGCATATACTGTACTAGAAAGCGCTAGATGCGCACTCTCTCGGAGTCAATCTTTTAGGCTCTGTTTATCAGGAATATATTCGGAATGGGAGTGGTTGGCTAGGCCGCCTgccgccgccggcaatgtcgcggcCGCAGTCCTACACGCCCAGATATGCTTAGAGATAGGAACGTTGTTTAGCGGCCATCATTGCATCAGATTGATCGTTTTTTTTAGACCAGCATATGCAGCTTAAGAAATTGCAGTGGACACCTATCTCTAGGCTTACCAGCTACTGTCACTTCAGACATCTTAATGGTACTCTTTGTGTCATCTGATTGAGTTCAATATATGATACTACGCCGCACATGCGGTCCCCTAGAAAAAGGCCGGGATGATTAGCATATCTTAGGAATATGACTGAATCTTCAATCGTGTCCCTTGAACTTATCGGCTGATATGGCTGACCAAGTGTGCAAATTAATGATGACAGGCTTTGGTGCTCTCCATCGTCTTAGCGGCTGATTGGCCTTTTATTAAGTGACTGCTCTCCTGTCCCTTTCTTCTGCTAAATAATCGGGACACGCATATTTGATCATTTGGCAGCTAAATTTTTAGCCTACAGATGGGGTACAGCAGATTGTAGACAAGTACGATATACTGTGATAAGGTCATCCAATGTGCAAGCACATGAAGATTACCAAAAAGGTTACCAGAGGACACTTGATCTCTCTCGTTAACTTTGGTAAGTTTACCCCAGGGCAGATCGGAATCAATTCCCACCGTGCAAAACGATCTCGCTAGCTGCAACTTGCAGCCAGGGCTCGCGGATTAGCGAAGTCTAGAGCAGTGGCCGAGTGTGGCGATTTGGCTCTCGAAAACACTGGAACcctaaattttgaaaaaaataatggCAATTCAAACTTCTTAGCAGTACAAATATCTATATTTACTCGTATACTTTTCAGATATTGACTTTTGCTCTCGGGTACATAAGCTTTTGCCACCGGAAAAggcattttaaaatatcaaaaaaatagaaaaaaagttcatgagtacatcttgacattctataTACGCATGCTAAGTTTCACGGAAACTAGACTTTTTAAATGTCTCGTATAAAAAAGATAAATGTCTCATGAAGAGCTTTTTTAGCATTgaaatcttttttcttttttacacacaaCACAAAAGATATTGGATTTTCGTGAAATGACTTCGAGAGCACGTAGAACATTGATATATGTGTCCCATTTTTTAACGGATTACATTTCAACCTGTGTTCAAAACGCATATATATTTTAATTTATAGTATGTAAAGGTAAAATATTTGAATTGTTTTTTCAAAAAGACCAATTCCCTATTCAAACGCAGGAGTGGAAGTAGGCCGTACCTTGTGAGGGGCGGAAGTAGTAGCCGCTGGCCCAGTACCTGACGTAGCACTGGGCGAGGTGCACGTCGGCGGCCAGCGCCGTGCCGCAGGTGCCCTTGAGCTGGCTGACCGCCTGCGCCAGGCACACCGCGcagtcggcggcggcgaggtcgccGAGGCACTGCGACACCCCCTGCACGGTCCCGGAGCTGCTCGCTCTGTACCCGTTGGCGGCCGCGCCCTGCTGCAGCGCGCCCAGCACGGCGTCCCGGCTCGCAAGGAAGCCGCCGTCGgcgctggtgctggtgctgcacTTGCGGTACACCATGGCCGTGTCGGGCCGCCCCACGAAGTCGCTGCCGTCGTAGCGCACGTAGCAGCCCTCCAGCTGCAGCGACGCCGCGGAGGCGTCCGCGCACACCTCGTTGAGCCGCGCGAGCGCCTCCCGCACGCACGCCGCGCAGTCGCCGTTGCCCAGGTCGCCGCGGCACTGGTAGAGACCGTAGACGGCGGTCCCgttgctgccgccgccggccgtgAAGCTGCTGTACGCGGCGTTGGGGGAGGAGGTGGTGATGGAGGTGAGCAGCGACTTGAGGTTGCCCTCGAAGGGGCTCCCCGGATCGTACTTGGACGGCGAGCACCCGGCGTAGATGAACGTGTCAGTGTCCGCCTCTGTGACCGTGGCGCCGATGACGAGCACGAGCAGGACGATGACGACGGTGTTGGCGGGGCGGCAGAGTTGGTTGCGGAGGCGCTGCATGACTGACGAGAACGAAGCGCACATGCGCGCGCTCGCGTGTTTGTTGCAGGGTTCTTGCCGTGTCGTGGCGAATGGTGGTTCTCGGAGGCTCACTGTCGAGGGAGTGAAGAGAGAAGGTGATTGGAGACAGAATAAATGCGCAGAGCTTTTCGTTACTAGTAAGCTCGCGAGGATTTGTGGTATGTGTGGCGTCTCCTGGTATATATACCTACGtcgactcgacacgacgacgGTGCCTACTTGACTTGACTCCTCGTCTCGACGGGTCCGTCGACTCTGGTCTGATCCCCTTGGATAACAAGTTAAGCAGCATCAGGCATGGCTACACAAGACGCAGGACAGGCCGGAACGATCATCTTTCGCTCTGCTTTACCAGCTGGGGATAAGAATGTATGGCTACATGGGAGTGGCATAGTGTGACTATTTTGTTGCATGATTCCGACATAAACTTGCCGTTTCGACGAGTGCACTCACGGGACGGGATGGTATATTGGTATGTGTGGCTATCGGTTTAAGCTGATTGTGATGTGATGACTGGCGCGACGTTCCTCGGTGCTTCTACACCAGCGGTATGTGGAAGTATGGGCATCTTCGCTCTAGCTGTTTCAACACTGATTTCGTCCCTATTTTCCTCCGGCGCCTTCATCAAACAGCGTTCGGCACATGCGCCAGACAGATCAAATGGATTACGGCTTTTGAGGGGCGCTGCTCAACAGTATCCCCTAAACAATTTTTGAAATGAAAAAAATGCATATTGACAAAGCAAATAGTCTCGGCGTTGAATTTAAAGTGCCCCCACCAAAATGTCGCGTTC includes these proteins:
- the LOC124675568 gene encoding plasmodesmata-located protein 8-like encodes the protein MCASFSSVMQRLRNQLCRPANTVVIVLLVLVIGATVTEADTDTFIYAGCSPSKYDPGSPFEGNLKSLLTSITTSSPNAAYSSFTAGGGSNGTAVYGLYQCRGDLGNGDCAACVREALARLNEVCADASAASLQLEGCYVRYDGSDFVGRPDTAMVYRKCSTSTSADGGFLASRDAVLGALQQGAAANGYRASSSGTVQGVSQCLGDLAAADCAVCLAQAVSQLKGTCGTALAADVHLAQCYVRYWASGYYFRPSQDYSQDDVGRTVAIIVGILAGLALIVVFISFLRKSC